In Nicotiana tabacum cultivar K326 chromosome 2, ASM71507v2, whole genome shotgun sequence, the following proteins share a genomic window:
- the LOC107761529 gene encoding grpE protein homolog 2, mitochondrial-like produces MSVSRISSRFSRNVLTQCRLYYRQQKQQHPLPILSSQFHSVRDIKEKVSLLPDSALQWFGISSSASPQPNEKETSQSQGEGGSTTEKAAAAADSHIQDEKDESDIDAEDLSRDDLVKLVVEKEELLKMKDDEFRKLQDKFLRSYAEMENVMERTKREAENSKKFAIQNFVKALLDVPDNLGRASSVVKESFSKIDASKDTVGAMPLLKTLLEGVEMTDKQLAEVFKKFGVEKYDPTNEQFDPNKHNAVFQVPDPEKAPGVIAVCLKPGYTLHDRIIRPAEVGVTVAVETEADQSTNS; encoded by the exons ATGTCGGTGAGTAGAATCTCATCTCGGTTCTCAAGGAATGTGTTGACACAGTGCCGCCTCTATTATCGTCAACAAAAGCAACAGCACCCCCTTCCCATCCTTTCATCTCAGTTTCACTCAGTTCGTGACATCAAGGAAAAG GTGTCTCTACTACCTGACTCTGCCTTGCAATGGTTTGGAATCTCATCCTCTGCATCACCCCAACCTAATGAAAAAGAAACATCTCAGTCCCAAGGTGAAGGAGGAAGCACAACAGAGAAAGCAGCAGCCGCTGCTGATTCTCACATTCAGGATGAGAAGGATGAATCAG ATATAGATGCGGAGGACCTTTCTAGGGATGACCTGGTGAAACTTGTGGTTGAGAAGGAAGAACTCTTGAAGATGAAAGATGATGAGTTTCGGAAATTGCAGGATAAGTTTCTCCGGAGTTATGCAGAGATGGAGAATGTCATGGAGAGAACTAAACGAGAAGCAGAAAATTCCAAGAAGTTTGCCATTCAG AATTTTGTGAAAGCCCTACTTGATGTGCCCGATAACTTGGGCAGGGCTTCTTCAGTTGTAAAAGAAAGCTTTTCTAAGATTGATGCATCTAAGGACACAGTTGGAGCCATGCCACTTCTGAAAACACTATTGGAAGGTGTTGAGATGACTGATAAACAGCTGGCAGAG GTATTCAAGAAATTTGGCGTTGAAAAATACGATCCTACAAATGAACAGTTTGATCCAAATAAGCATAATGCAGTATTTCAAGTACCTGATCCTGAAAAGGCTCCTGGCGTGATTGCTGTTTGTCTTAAG CCGGGGTACACCTTGCATGACCGAATTATTCGGCCTGCTGAAGTTGGTGTGACAGTTGCCGTGGAAACAGAGGCTGATCAAAGTACAAACAGTTAA